In Sphingopyxis sp. CCNWLW2, a single window of DNA contains:
- a CDS encoding alpha/beta hydrolase translates to MPDVIFPGPEGRIEGRFSPPPRPRAPVALILHPHPQGGGTMNDRITQAMYKSFVARGFAVLRFNFRGVGRSQGTFDNGIGELSDAASALDWVQSIHPEAQTTWIAGFSFGAWIGMQLLMRRPEIRGFLSVAPPANMYDFSFLAPCPSSGIIVAGGQDEIVPPSAVQKLVDKLRTQKGITIHHDEIPRANHFFEHELDQLMKSLDNYLDMRLAPDSPIR, encoded by the coding sequence ATGCCCGACGTGATTTTCCCCGGCCCCGAAGGCCGCATCGAAGGCCGTTTCTCGCCCCCGCCGCGCCCGCGCGCGCCGGTTGCGCTGATCCTCCACCCGCATCCGCAGGGCGGCGGCACGATGAACGACCGCATCACGCAGGCGATGTACAAAAGCTTCGTCGCGCGTGGCTTCGCAGTGCTGCGCTTCAACTTTCGCGGCGTTGGCCGCAGCCAGGGCACGTTCGACAATGGTATCGGCGAGCTGAGCGATGCCGCCTCGGCGCTCGACTGGGTCCAGTCGATCCATCCCGAGGCGCAGACGACGTGGATCGCGGGCTTCAGCTTCGGCGCGTGGATCGGCATGCAGCTGCTCATGCGCCGCCCCGAAATCCGCGGCTTCCTGTCGGTCGCGCCGCCGGCGAACATGTACGACTTCAGCTTCCTCGCGCCCTGCCCCTCGTCGGGCATCATCGTCGCGGGCGGCCAGGACGAGATCGTGCCGCCGAGCGCGGTGCAGAAGCTGGTCGACAAGCTGCGCACGCAAAAGGGCATCACGATCCATCACGACGAGATCCCGCGCGCGAACCATTTCTTCGAGCATGAGCTCGACCAGTTGATGAAGTCGCTCGATAACTATCTGGATATGCGGCTCGCGCCCGATTCGCCGATCCGCTGA
- a CDS encoding chorismate mutase gives MTSAKLPEDCETMIDVRAGVDQVDRELVALLVRRFGYMDAAARIKTDRAAVRDEARKSEVLGNVARAAEAAGLEPARLRAVWNELVEQSIAYEAVQWDRLRADS, from the coding sequence ATGACGTCCGCCAAACTTCCCGAAGACTGCGAAACGATGATCGATGTCCGCGCCGGAGTCGATCAGGTCGACCGCGAACTCGTCGCGCTGCTCGTTCGCCGTTTCGGCTATATGGACGCCGCCGCGCGCATCAAGACCGACCGCGCCGCTGTTCGCGACGAAGCGCGCAAGAGCGAGGTGCTCGGCAATGTCGCGCGCGCAGCCGAAGCCGCCGGGCTGGAGCCCGCGCGGCTGCGTGCCGTGTGGAACGAGCTGGTCGAACAATCGATCGCCTATGAGGCGGTCCAGTGGGATCGGCTGCGCGCCGACAGCTGA
- the rpsD gene encoding 30S ribosomal protein S4 — translation MSKRQSAKYKLDRRMGENIWGRPKSPVNRREYGPGQHGQRRKGKMSDFGIQLRAKQKLKGYYGDITEKQFKKNYFEASRMKGDTGQNLIGLLERRLDAVVYRSKFTPTIFSARQLVSHGHVYVNGVKCNVASRLVKPGDEVTLGKKAQEMALVAEAQSLPERDLPEYLSVDGTKSTYVRVPTLDEVPYPVKMEPNLVVEFYSR, via the coding sequence ATGTCGAAGCGCCAGAGCGCCAAGTATAAACTCGACCGCCGGATGGGTGAAAACATCTGGGGTCGCCCGAAGAGCCCGGTCAACCGCCGCGAATATGGCCCCGGCCAGCACGGTCAGCGCCGCAAGGGCAAGATGTCGGACTTCGGCATCCAGCTCCGCGCGAAGCAGAAGCTGAAGGGCTATTACGGCGACATCACCGAAAAGCAGTTCAAGAAGAACTATTTCGAAGCGTCGCGCATGAAGGGCGACACCGGCCAGAACCTGATCGGCCTGCTCGAGCGCCGCCTCGACGCGGTCGTCTACCGCTCGAAGTTCACCCCGACGATCTTCTCGGCGCGCCAGCTCGTCAGCCACGGCCATGTCTATGTGAACGGCGTGAAGTGCAACGTCGCGAGCCGCCTCGTGAAGCCGGGCGACGAAGTCACCCTCGGCAAGAAGGCGCAGGAAATGGCGCTGGTCGCCGAAGCGCAGAGCCTGCCCGAGCGCGACCTGCCCGAATATCTGTCGGTTGACGGCACCAAGTCGACCTATGTCCGCGTCCCGACGCTCGACGAAGTGCCCTATCCGGTGAAGATGGAACCGAACCTGGTCGTCGAATTCTATTCGCGCTGA
- the nrdR gene encoding transcriptional regulator NrdR, producing the protein MRCPYCGHEDSQVKDSRPTEDGAAIRRRRQCEDCGARFTTFERIQLREVGVTKADGRREPFDREKLMRSIQIACRKRPIDGARIERLVSGIQRQLETSGESEVQAQQIGGMVMEALKGFDSVAYIRFASVYREFTEAKDFEEFASSVTEAARPIK; encoded by the coding sequence ATGCGTTGTCCCTATTGCGGCCATGAAGACAGCCAGGTGAAGGACAGCCGTCCGACCGAGGACGGCGCCGCGATTCGCCGCCGCCGTCAGTGCGAGGATTGCGGCGCGCGCTTCACGACCTTCGAACGCATCCAGCTCCGCGAAGTCGGGGTCACCAAGGCCGACGGCCGCCGCGAACCCTTTGATCGCGAGAAACTGATGCGCAGCATCCAGATCGCATGCCGCAAGCGCCCGATCGACGGTGCGCGCATCGAACGGCTGGTGTCGGGCATCCAGCGCCAGCTCGAAACCTCGGGCGAGAGCGAGGTGCAGGCGCAGCAGATCGGCGGCATGGTGATGGAGGCGCTGAAAGGCTTCGACAGCGTCGCCTATATCCGCTTCGCCAGCGTCTACCGCGAATTTACCGAAGCGAAGGACTTCGAGGAATTCGCGTCCTCGGTCACCGAGGCGGCGCGGCCGATCAAATGA
- the glyA gene encoding serine hydroxymethyltransferase: MTTDTLAKPIKSAGYFTDGVGTVDPAVAAAMKHELEREQYQIELIASENIVSKAVLEAQGSVFTNKYAEGYPGRRYYQGCAPSDEVETLAIDRAKQLFDCGYANVQPHSGAQANGAVMLALTKPGATILGMSLDAGGHLTHGAPPAMSGKWFNAVQYGVRADDHLVDFDQVEALAKEHRPALIIAGGSAYPRTLDFARFRKIADDVGALLMVDMAHFAGLVAGGAHPSPMEHAHVVTTTTHKTLRGPRGGMILTNDEAIAKRINSAVFPGLQGGPLMHVIAAKAVAFGEALRPEFKDYAKATIANAQALANRLKDRGADVVAGGTDTHLALIDLRPLGVTGRDADEALERSAITCNKNGIPFDPLPPVKTSGIRVGSPAGTTRGFGIAEFEEIGDMVADVLEALRDKGEHGDADVEANVRGRVRALCERFPIYQG; encoded by the coding sequence ATGACCACAGACACGCTCGCCAAGCCCATCAAGTCGGCCGGTTATTTCACTGACGGCGTCGGCACCGTCGACCCCGCGGTCGCGGCGGCGATGAAGCATGAGCTCGAACGCGAGCAATATCAGATCGAGCTGATCGCGTCGGAGAATATCGTCTCGAAGGCCGTCCTCGAAGCACAGGGGTCGGTCTTCACCAACAAATATGCGGAAGGTTATCCCGGCCGCCGTTACTATCAGGGCTGCGCGCCGTCGGACGAGGTCGAAACCCTCGCGATCGACCGCGCGAAGCAGCTGTTCGACTGCGGCTATGCCAACGTCCAACCGCATTCGGGCGCGCAGGCGAACGGCGCGGTCATGCTCGCGCTGACCAAGCCCGGTGCAACGATCCTCGGCATGAGCCTCGACGCCGGCGGGCACCTGACCCACGGCGCACCCCCGGCGATGTCGGGCAAATGGTTCAACGCGGTGCAATATGGCGTGCGCGCCGACGACCATCTCGTCGATTTCGACCAGGTCGAGGCGCTCGCAAAGGAGCATCGCCCCGCGCTGATCATCGCGGGCGGCTCGGCCTATCCGCGCACGCTCGATTTCGCGCGTTTCCGCAAGATTGCCGACGATGTCGGCGCGTTGCTGATGGTCGACATGGCGCATTTCGCGGGCCTCGTCGCAGGCGGCGCGCATCCGTCGCCGATGGAACATGCGCATGTCGTCACGACGACGACGCACAAGACGCTGCGCGGCCCGCGCGGCGGCATGATCCTGACCAATGACGAAGCGATCGCCAAGCGCATCAATTCGGCGGTCTTCCCGGGGCTGCAGGGCGGCCCGCTGATGCACGTCATCGCCGCGAAAGCCGTGGCGTTCGGCGAAGCGCTGCGCCCCGAGTTCAAGGATTATGCGAAGGCGACGATCGCCAATGCGCAGGCGCTCGCGAACCGGCTCAAGGACCGCGGCGCCGACGTCGTCGCGGGCGGCACCGACACCCACCTCGCGCTGATTGACCTGCGCCCGCTCGGCGTCACCGGCCGCGACGCCGACGAGGCGCTCGAACGCAGCGCGATTACCTGCAACAAGAACGGCATCCCCTTCGATCCGCTGCCGCCGGTCAAGACCAGCGGCATCCGCGTCGGTTCGCCCGCGGGCACGACGCGCGGCTTCGGCATCGCCGAGTTCGAGGAAATCGGCGATATGGTCGCCGACGTGCTCGAAGCGCTGCGCGACAAGGGCGAGCATGGCGACGCCGATGTCGAAGCGAATGTCCGGGGCCGCGTCCGCGCGCTATGCGAACGCTTCCCCATCTATCAGGGATAG
- a CDS encoding cysteine desulfurase family protein: protein MIYLDYQATTPLAPEAREAMLRWLEGPGEGDGFANPSSTHKGGRAAAAAVEVARDQVAALLPKGGRTFFTSGATEALNWALLRGAEAKPGGVAGLSIEHAASLQCLERLNATILPVDGEGLALPPDDASIPENGIVAVMLVNNEVGTIQPVADFAAAAHAKNSLLLCDAVQGYGRVAIPGDADLIAISAHKIHGPKGIGALWVRDGVDLPPLMFGGAQEQGMRSGTVSPALCAGFGAAAALATERFEADAEHVERLWSLALDLLPEWTINGDSNRRYHGNLNVRREGVNGLRLMSDAREIAFSLGSACGSGSGKVSHVLRAMGISEADARASIRLGWGRYTSEQQLRDGLQAIKDAARLQGVN, encoded by the coding sequence ATGATTTACCTCGATTACCAAGCCACGACGCCGCTCGCTCCCGAGGCGCGCGAGGCGATGCTGCGCTGGCTCGAAGGGCCGGGTGAGGGCGACGGATTCGCTAATCCGTCGAGTACGCACAAGGGCGGGCGCGCTGCCGCCGCCGCGGTCGAGGTCGCGCGCGATCAGGTCGCCGCGCTGCTGCCCAAGGGTGGCCGAACCTTCTTCACCTCGGGCGCCACCGAGGCGCTCAACTGGGCGCTGCTCCGCGGGGCCGAGGCGAAGCCGGGCGGGGTCGCCGGACTCAGCATCGAGCATGCCGCCTCGTTGCAATGCCTCGAGCGGCTGAATGCGACCATCCTGCCTGTCGATGGCGAAGGACTGGCCTTGCCGCCCGACGATGCGTCGATCCCCGAAAACGGCATTGTTGCGGTGATGCTCGTGAACAACGAGGTCGGGACGATCCAGCCGGTCGCCGATTTCGCCGCGGCGGCGCATGCGAAGAACAGCCTGCTGCTCTGCGATGCGGTGCAAGGCTATGGCCGCGTCGCGATTCCCGGCGACGCCGATCTGATCGCGATCTCGGCGCACAAGATCCACGGGCCGAAGGGCATCGGCGCGCTATGGGTCAGGGACGGCGTCGACCTGCCGCCGCTGATGTTCGGCGGCGCGCAGGAACAGGGCATGCGCTCGGGCACCGTCTCGCCCGCACTCTGCGCCGGATTCGGCGCCGCGGCGGCGCTCGCGACCGAGCGGTTCGAAGCCGATGCCGAGCATGTCGAACGCCTCTGGTCGCTTGCGCTCGATCTGCTCCCCGAATGGACGATCAATGGCGATTCGAACCGCCGCTACCACGGCAATCTCAACGTCCGGCGCGAGGGCGTGAACGGCCTTCGTCTGATGTCCGACGCCCGCGAAATCGCCTTTTCGCTCGGCAGTGCGTGCGGCAGCGGGTCGGGGAAGGTCAGCCATGTGCTGCGCGCAATGGGCATCAGCGAGGCCGATGCACGCGCCTCGATCCGCCTCGGCTGGGGCCGCTATACAAGCGAGCAGCAATTGCGCGACGGGCTTCAGGCCATCAAGGACGCCGCGCGGCTGCAGGGCGTGAACTGA
- the rpiB gene encoding ribose 5-phosphate isomerase B codes for MRIAIASDHAAWELKAALADWLREAGHEVEDLGTNGPDSVDYPDFGYALGQAIADGRATRGVALCGSGIGISISVNRNPAARCALVSEPLSAKLSREHNDANVIAMGARLTGIDMAKACLDAFLTTEFAGDRHARRVDKLSNPPQLETSR; via the coding sequence ATGCGCATTGCAATAGCCTCTGACCACGCCGCCTGGGAGCTGAAAGCCGCTCTCGCCGACTGGCTTCGCGAAGCCGGCCACGAAGTCGAGGATCTCGGCACGAACGGCCCCGACAGCGTCGATTATCCCGATTTCGGCTACGCCCTTGGCCAAGCCATCGCCGACGGCCGCGCGACACGCGGCGTTGCCCTTTGCGGGTCGGGCATCGGCATTTCGATCTCGGTCAACCGCAACCCCGCCGCGCGCTGCGCGCTGGTCAGCGAACCGCTGTCGGCGAAGCTGTCGCGCGAGCATAATGACGCGAACGTCATCGCGATGGGCGCGCGCCTGACCGGCATCGACATGGCCAAGGCGTGCCTCGACGCCTTCCTGACCACCGAATTCGCCGGCGACCGCCACGCGCGCCGCGTCGACAAGCTTTCCAATCCGCCCCAACTGGAGACCAGCCGATGA
- a CDS encoding DNA polymerase III subunit gamma/tau produces the protein MSDSADDETPMLGMDLPETAPQPSSGPYRVLARKYRPQTFAELIGQDAMVRTLGNAIARDRLAHAFLMTGVRGVGKTSTARLIAKALNCIGPDGQGGPTIDPCGVCEPCRAITEGRHIDVIEMDAASNTGVDDVREIIEAVRYAAVSARYKIYIIDEVHMLSRNAFNALLKTLEEPPPHVKFLFATTEVNKVPVTVLSRCQRFDLRRITPDMLFAHFSSILQKEGVEAEAPAIWLIANAAEGSVRDGLSILDQAIAHADLDGGGKISADQVRVMLGLSDRSAIGQLMATILEGDAGGAIDLARAQYALGIEPVAMVRGLMDLTHAITLAKVSRHDDPALAEADRERIGDWAQKLGFAPLNRLWQLLLKGHDEVLRANNPLEHLEMLLLRVIYAASMPDPGELAKLLERGGVPTMPLAAPAAPAAQESMTAEPVAAVEVPATESADTPASALTVAQIHQLLESTGNHRLAVDVYDHLRIIELEPGNLVFAPVAALGASFARDLGDALLAQTGSRWHVRAGEGEGRPSLGQIRAATLADNDARIRELPVVKAALAAFPDAKLEPSDDNRHKSNP, from the coding sequence ATGAGCGATTCCGCCGACGACGAAACCCCGATGCTGGGAATGGACCTGCCCGAGACGGCGCCGCAGCCGTCGAGCGGCCCGTACCGCGTTCTTGCCCGCAAATATCGCCCGCAAACCTTTGCCGAACTGATCGGGCAGGACGCGATGGTGCGCACGCTCGGCAATGCGATCGCGCGCGACCGGCTGGCGCATGCCTTCCTGATGACCGGCGTACGCGGGGTCGGCAAGACGTCGACCGCGCGCCTGATCGCGAAAGCGCTCAATTGCATCGGTCCCGACGGGCAGGGCGGGCCGACGATTGACCCGTGCGGCGTGTGTGAACCGTGCCGCGCGATCACCGAAGGGCGCCATATCGACGTCATCGAAATGGACGCCGCGTCGAACACCGGCGTTGACGATGTGCGCGAGATTATCGAGGCGGTGCGCTACGCCGCCGTGTCGGCGCGCTACAAGATCTACATCATCGACGAAGTCCACATGTTGTCGCGTAACGCCTTCAACGCGCTTCTTAAAACGCTCGAAGAGCCGCCGCCGCACGTCAAATTCCTGTTCGCTACCACCGAGGTCAACAAGGTGCCGGTGACGGTGCTGTCGCGTTGCCAGCGCTTCGATCTCCGCCGCATCACCCCCGACATGCTGTTCGCGCATTTCAGTTCGATCCTGCAGAAAGAGGGGGTCGAGGCCGAGGCGCCCGCGATCTGGCTGATCGCCAACGCTGCCGAGGGCTCGGTGCGCGACGGGCTGTCGATCCTCGACCAGGCGATCGCGCACGCGGATCTCGATGGTGGCGGGAAGATTAGCGCCGATCAGGTGCGCGTCATGCTCGGCCTGTCCGACCGCTCGGCGATCGGGCAGTTGATGGCGACGATCCTCGAAGGCGATGCCGGCGGCGCGATCGACCTCGCCCGCGCGCAATATGCGCTAGGTATCGAGCCGGTCGCGATGGTGCGCGGGCTCATGGACCTCACGCATGCGATCACGCTCGCCAAAGTGTCGCGCCACGACGATCCGGCGCTGGCCGAAGCCGACCGCGAACGCATCGGCGACTGGGCGCAAAAGCTCGGTTTTGCGCCGCTCAACCGGCTGTGGCAATTGCTGCTCAAGGGGCATGACGAGGTGCTCCGTGCGAACAACCCGCTCGAACATCTTGAAATGCTGCTGCTGCGCGTGATTTACGCCGCATCGATGCCGGACCCGGGTGAGCTCGCGAAATTGCTCGAAAGGGGCGGCGTGCCGACGATGCCACTCGCTGCGCCGGCGGCGCCCGCGGCGCAAGAGAGCATGACGGCTGAGCCTGTCGCTGCGGTCGAAGTGCCGGCGACTGAAAGCGCCGATACCCCGGCGTCCGCGCTGACTGTCGCGCAGATTCATCAGCTTCTTGAAAGCACCGGAAATCATCGGCTTGCGGTCGATGTTTACGATCACCTGCGAATCATTGAGCTCGAACCGGGCAATCTGGTTTTTGCGCCCGTCGCCGCGCTTGGCGCATCCTTCGCGCGCGATCTGGGCGACGCACTGCTCGCGCAGACCGGCAGCCGCTGGCATGTACGCGCGGGCGAGGGCGAGGGACGGCCGAGCCTTGGCCAGATCCGCGCCGCAACGCTGGCCGACAATGACGCGCGAATCCGCGAATTGCCGGTGGTGAAGGCCGCTTTGGCGGCTTTTCCCGACGCGAAACTTGAACCTTCCGACGACAATCGCCATAAGTCGAACCCATGA
- a CDS encoding 2Fe-2S iron-sulfur cluster-binding protein, whose translation MMRVTFIHADGKARTEAEAEPGSILLDVAQAHLMPLEGTCEGQMACSTCHVIVAKEDFDRLPPASEMEEDMLDLAAGVRRTSRLSCQIVLTDELDGLTVHIPAESRNMQGPR comes from the coding sequence CTGATGCGCGTGACCTTCATCCACGCTGACGGCAAGGCGCGCACCGAGGCCGAGGCCGAACCCGGCTCGATCCTGCTCGACGTTGCGCAGGCGCATTTGATGCCGCTCGAAGGTACGTGCGAGGGCCAGATGGCATGCTCGACCTGCCACGTCATCGTCGCCAAAGAGGATTTCGACCGCCTGCCGCCCGCAAGCGAGATGGAAGAGGATATGCTCGACCTCGCCGCCGGGGTCCGCCGCACCAGCCGCCTGTCGTGCCAGATCGTGCTGACCGACGAGCTCGACGGGCTCACCGTGCACATCCCCGCCGAAAGCCGCAACATGCAGGGGCCGCGCTGA
- a CDS encoding RNA methyltransferase encodes MTAAAPPPVIVLVRPQLGENIGKAARAMLNFGLTELRLVTPRDGWPNPDAGPASAGADIVLAEAKVFDSLADAVADCTTIYATTVRKRGVMKPVLTPEAAAREVHSNAGRSAYVFGAERSGLETDDVALAHAIVTVPINPEFASLNLAQAVILLAYEWSKGIALASPPEVPLDPPAPHAELEQLIEHLTRDLDASGYFVPPERTEATLRTLRTALTKTGWSHNDIRMMHGIVTALGRTPRSR; translated from the coding sequence ATGACCGCGGCCGCCCCGCCCCCCGTCATCGTCCTCGTCCGTCCGCAGCTTGGTGAGAATATCGGCAAGGCGGCGCGCGCGATGCTCAATTTCGGGCTGACCGAACTGCGCCTCGTTACCCCGCGCGACGGCTGGCCCAATCCCGACGCCGGCCCGGCATCGGCGGGCGCCGACATCGTGCTCGCCGAGGCGAAAGTTTTCGACAGCCTCGCCGATGCGGTCGCCGACTGCACGACGATCTATGCCACCACGGTGCGCAAGCGCGGCGTAATGAAGCCCGTGCTGACCCCCGAAGCGGCGGCACGCGAGGTTCATTCGAACGCGGGCCGCTCGGCCTATGTCTTCGGTGCCGAACGCTCCGGCCTCGAAACCGACGATGTCGCGCTCGCGCACGCTATCGTGACGGTGCCGATCAACCCCGAATTCGCATCGCTCAACCTCGCGCAGGCGGTGATCCTGCTCGCCTATGAATGGTCGAAGGGTATTGCGCTCGCGAGCCCGCCCGAAGTGCCGCTCGACCCGCCGGCGCCGCATGCCGAGCTCGAACAATTGATCGAACATCTGACGCGCGATCTCGACGCGAGCGGCTATTTTGTTCCGCCCGAGCGGACCGAGGCGACACTGCGCACCTTGCGCACCGCGCTGACCAAGACGGGCTGGTCGCACAATGATATCAGGATGATGCATGGTATCGTGACAGCACTTGGCAGGACGCCCCGATCGCGATAA